One genomic region from Gemmatimonadota bacterium encodes:
- the alaS gene encoding alanine--tRNA ligase has protein sequence MKAAEIRSRFLGYFQARGHEVRPSSSLVPGNDPTLLFTNAGMVQFKGVFLGQERVPYARAATSQKCVRAGGKHNDLEEVGKTARHHTFFEMLGNFSFGDYFKRDAIRYAWELLTVEYGLEPGRMFATVHHTDDEAAALWEEVAGLPPERIFRLGDKDNFWQMADTGPCGPCSELLYDQRPDAERGDALDRDTFERLAEAGTIIELWNLVFMQFDRDETGQLEPLPAPSIDTGAGLERLAAVLQGVDSNYHTDLFRPLLDRVAAVVGRAYEPTTDAGVSFRVLADHARAVAFLLADGVLPSNEGRGYVLRRILRRGVRHAWLLGRREPTLVDVVDQVITEMEAAYPDLRAQSELLLRTTRAEEERFLATIAGGLDRFDELAPVGGSGSIPGDEAFKLYDTFGFPLDLTQVMAEERGYAVDVAGFERALEEQRTRSREARAAEGIAGADVLDGSWTLPDTLDQRWIGYASRAADIVVRDFRRLDGGRYALVLDPNPFYAEGGGQVSDVGAVEGDGWRLVVQDVRKVAGRIAVVGPLDGIFPDRADVHGCAAVDARARHDTERNHTATHLLHAALRKTLGAHVRQRGSLVAPDRLRFDFSHDAPLTDEQVRGIEARVQNWIWDDTAVGWRELPFDEAKAQGAMALFGEKYGDVVRMVEVPHVSRELCGGTHVRHTGEIGLFRIVSESGVAAGVRRIEALTGRAALADIHEEQARTREAARLLRTQPPALVARVQGLLDEKAELEDLLKELRTQGGGGEQRVADETVETGAGTARALVLRTRARGADEMRELGDRLRADSALVAVVGTEFTDGKLGLLVSVSDDLVQRGVRAGDLVKRLAALGGGTGGGRPHMAQGGVSGSEGLDAALGGALPVIRDALVGASGGR, from the coding sequence ATGAAGGCAGCCGAGATCCGCAGCCGCTTCCTGGGCTACTTCCAGGCCCGCGGCCACGAGGTGCGCCCGAGCTCCTCCCTGGTGCCGGGCAACGATCCCACACTGCTCTTCACGAACGCGGGCATGGTGCAGTTCAAGGGTGTGTTCCTCGGACAGGAGCGGGTGCCGTACGCCCGCGCCGCGACGTCGCAGAAGTGCGTGCGTGCCGGGGGCAAGCACAACGACCTGGAAGAGGTGGGCAAGACGGCTCGACACCACACCTTCTTCGAGATGCTGGGCAACTTCTCCTTCGGCGACTATTTCAAGCGGGACGCCATCCGCTACGCCTGGGAGCTCCTCACCGTCGAGTACGGGCTCGAGCCGGGCCGGATGTTCGCGACCGTGCACCACACGGACGACGAGGCGGCTGCGCTCTGGGAGGAGGTCGCTGGCCTCCCGCCGGAGCGGATCTTCCGTCTGGGGGACAAGGACAACTTCTGGCAGATGGCCGATACCGGTCCCTGCGGCCCCTGCTCGGAGCTCCTCTACGATCAGCGGCCCGACGCCGAGCGTGGCGATGCGCTGGACCGGGACACGTTCGAGCGCCTGGCCGAGGCCGGAACGATCATCGAGCTGTGGAACCTGGTCTTCATGCAGTTCGACCGGGACGAGACCGGGCAGCTCGAGCCGCTGCCCGCACCCTCGATCGACACCGGGGCCGGGCTGGAGCGTCTGGCCGCGGTCCTCCAGGGCGTCGACTCCAACTACCACACGGACCTCTTCCGGCCTCTGCTCGATCGGGTCGCCGCCGTGGTCGGCCGCGCGTACGAGCCCACCACCGATGCTGGCGTGAGCTTCCGCGTGCTCGCCGACCACGCGCGGGCCGTCGCCTTCCTCCTGGCCGACGGCGTGCTGCCCTCCAACGAGGGGCGTGGCTACGTCCTGCGTCGCATCCTGCGCCGCGGCGTCCGGCATGCGTGGCTCCTCGGTCGGCGTGAGCCCACCCTGGTCGACGTCGTCGATCAGGTCATCACCGAGATGGAGGCTGCCTACCCCGACCTGCGTGCCCAGTCCGAGCTGCTGCTGCGCACCACGCGCGCCGAGGAGGAACGCTTCCTCGCCACCATCGCGGGCGGGCTCGACCGCTTCGACGAGCTGGCCCCGGTGGGCGGGAGCGGGTCCATCCCGGGAGACGAGGCGTTCAAGCTCTACGACACGTTCGGGTTTCCGCTCGACCTCACCCAGGTGATGGCGGAGGAGCGCGGCTACGCCGTGGACGTGGCCGGCTTCGAGCGGGCCCTGGAGGAGCAGCGGACGCGCAGCCGCGAAGCACGCGCGGCGGAAGGGATCGCGGGCGCGGATGTCCTGGACGGTAGCTGGACGCTCCCGGACACGTTGGACCAGCGCTGGATCGGGTACGCGTCGCGTGCCGCGGACATCGTCGTACGCGACTTCCGCCGCCTGGACGGCGGACGCTATGCCCTGGTGCTCGACCCCAATCCGTTCTACGCGGAGGGCGGGGGTCAGGTCTCGGACGTGGGCGCGGTGGAAGGTGACGGCTGGCGGCTGGTCGTCCAGGATGTGCGCAAGGTGGCGGGGCGGATCGCGGTGGTCGGCCCGCTGGACGGCATCTTCCCGGATCGGGCCGACGTGCACGGGTGCGCCGCGGTCGACGCGCGCGCGCGCCACGACACGGAGCGGAATCACACGGCCACACACCTGCTGCACGCGGCGCTGCGCAAGACGCTCGGCGCCCACGTGCGACAGCGCGGGTCGCTGGTTGCCCCCGACCGGCTGCGCTTCGACTTCTCCCACGATGCCCCTCTGACCGACGAACAGGTGCGCGGGATCGAGGCGCGGGTGCAGAACTGGATCTGGGACGACACCGCGGTCGGCTGGCGCGAGCTTCCCTTCGACGAGGCCAAGGCGCAGGGCGCCATGGCCCTGTTCGGCGAGAAGTACGGGGACGTGGTGCGCATGGTCGAGGTCCCGCACGTCAGCCGCGAGCTCTGCGGCGGGACCCACGTGCGTCACACCGGCGAGATCGGGCTCTTCCGGATCGTCTCGGAGAGCGGCGTTGCCGCCGGCGTCCGTCGCATCGAAGCCCTGACGGGTCGCGCCGCCCTGGCCGACATCCACGAGGAGCAGGCCCGGACGCGTGAGGCTGCCCGTCTGCTGCGTACCCAGCCGCCCGCGTTGGTCGCGCGCGTGCAGGGGCTCCTCGACGAGAAGGCCGAGCTCGAGGATCTGCTCAAGGAGCTGCGCACGCAGGGTGGCGGCGGCGAACAACGGGTGGCCGACGAGACCGTGGAGACCGGCGCCGGGACGGCCCGGGCACTGGTGCTGCGGACGCGTGCGCGCGGCGCCGACGAGATGCGCGAGCTGGGCGACCGCCTCCGCGCGGATTCCGCGCTGGTGGCGGTGGTCGGCACCGAGTTCACGGACGGCAAGCTGGGTCTGTTGGTGTCGGTCTCGGACGACCTGGTCCAACGCGGCGTACGCGCGGGGGACCTGGTCAAGCGCCTGGCCGCCCTCGGTGGGGGCACCGGCGGAGGTCGTCCCCACATGGCGCAGGGCGGGGTCTCCGGATCCGAGGGCCTGGACGCCGCGCTCGGCGGCGCGTTGCCCGTGATCCGGGACGCGCTGGTGGGAGCGAGCGGCGGTCGATGA
- a CDS encoding YdeI/OmpD-associated family protein gives MEPVFFEGPEAFRTWLEAHHASTDELWVGFHKKGTGRPSMTWPESVDEALCWGWIDGLRRSWDEDSYVIRFTPRRAGSVWSARNLERIDVLSGEGRVAEPGRAAWERRRVDRARQYSFEQGDVAFPPDLAKRFRADRTAWRWFQAQSESYRKTVTWWVISAKREATRARRLDQLIEDCAAGRRIKEMRKAGGKGG, from the coding sequence ATGGAGCCGGTGTTCTTCGAGGGTCCCGAGGCTTTCCGCACGTGGTTGGAGGCCCATCACGCCTCCACCGACGAACTCTGGGTGGGCTTCCACAAGAAGGGCACCGGCCGCCCCAGCATGACGTGGCCGGAGTCCGTGGATGAAGCGCTCTGCTGGGGATGGATCGACGGACTGCGCCGTTCGTGGGATGAGGACAGCTACGTGATCCGCTTCACGCCGCGCCGCGCCGGCAGCGTATGGAGCGCGCGCAACCTGGAGCGGATCGACGTCCTGTCGGGAGAAGGGCGGGTGGCGGAGCCCGGGCGCGCGGCCTGGGAGCGGCGCCGGGTCGACCGCGCCCGCCAGTACTCGTTCGAGCAGGGCGACGTGGCGTTTCCGCCCGACCTGGCCAAGCGCTTCCGCGCCGATCGCACGGCCTGGCGCTGGTTCCAGGCGCAGTCGGAGTCCTACCGCAAGACGGTCACGTGGTGGGTCATCAGCGCCAAGCGGGAGGCCACACGCGCACGCCGTCTGGATCAGCTCATCGAGGACTGCGCGGCAGGCCGCCGCATCAAGGAGATGCGAAAGGCGGGAGGGAAGGGGGGATGA
- a CDS encoding FAD-dependent oxidoreductase, translating into MPEREYDIVAVGGGTAGLVTAAGAAYLGARPALVEAGRLGGDCLWTGCVPSKALLAAAHRAEALRHASPLGLPDTPLDPDGSRVLERVREARAQVARHDDPDRFRALGVDVHTGEARFVAPGLLEVEGVGRIRSRRFVIATGAEATLPPIPGLAEADPLTHADVFDRPHLPARLIVLGGGPVGVELAQAHRRLGVGVTLLERLDRILPAEDPDVAALVQARLERDGIAVRTGIDVERVERAGPVTTLLARGGDRVEADAVLVATGRRPRTEALALERAGVERDGHAVRVDARARTSARGVWAAGDVTGGPQFTHVAEHMAKVALQNALTPLPARTALHQVPRVTYTHPEVAHVGLSQTEAAAAGGRSHTYAFADLDRSIAEADGDGFVRISADRRGRILGATVVGTAAGELLLPLVLARMQGLPLSRLSATIFPYPTRMEAIKRAADAHRRAQLDSWKGALLRRVIRWLA; encoded by the coding sequence GTGCCCGAACGCGAATACGACATCGTGGCGGTGGGCGGGGGCACAGCGGGCCTCGTCACGGCGGCGGGCGCGGCCTACCTGGGCGCGCGGCCGGCGCTGGTGGAAGCGGGCCGGCTGGGCGGCGACTGCCTGTGGACCGGATGCGTGCCGTCCAAGGCGTTGCTCGCGGCCGCCCACCGGGCCGAGGCCCTCCGGCACGCCTCCCCCCTCGGCCTGCCCGACACGCCCCTCGACCCCGACGGGTCGCGCGTCCTCGAGCGGGTGCGCGAAGCGCGGGCGCAGGTGGCGCGGCACGACGACCCGGACCGCTTCCGGGCGCTCGGCGTGGACGTGCACACGGGCGAAGCGCGGTTCGTCGCGCCCGGCCTGCTCGAGGTGGAGGGCGTGGGGCGGATCCGGTCCCGCCGCTTCGTGATCGCCACGGGGGCCGAGGCGACCCTGCCGCCCATCCCGGGCCTGGCCGAGGCCGATCCCCTCACGCACGCTGACGTCTTCGATCGGCCCCACCTTCCCGCCCGGCTGATCGTGCTGGGCGGGGGACCCGTGGGGGTCGAGCTGGCCCAGGCCCACCGTCGCCTCGGCGTGGGCGTCACCCTGCTCGAACGGCTGGATCGCATCCTGCCCGCGGAGGACCCGGATGTGGCCGCGCTGGTGCAGGCGCGCCTGGAACGCGACGGCATCGCAGTGCGGACCGGGATCGACGTCGAGCGGGTGGAGCGCGCGGGTCCCGTGACCACGCTGCTGGCGCGGGGGGGCGACCGCGTGGAGGCGGACGCCGTGCTCGTGGCGACGGGCCGGCGGCCACGGACGGAGGCGCTGGCGCTCGAGCGCGCGGGGGTGGAGCGGGACGGACACGCCGTGCGGGTGGACGCGCGGGCGCGCACGAGCGCGCGGGGCGTCTGGGCCGCGGGTGACGTCACGGGCGGACCGCAGTTCACGCACGTCGCGGAGCACATGGCCAAGGTGGCCCTGCAGAACGCGCTGACTCCCCTGCCCGCCCGCACCGCCCTCCACCAGGTCCCGCGCGTGACCTACACGCATCCCGAGGTGGCGCACGTGGGGCTCTCGCAGACGGAGGCGGCGGCCGCGGGCGGCCGCAGCCACACCTACGCATTCGCCGACCTGGACCGCTCGATCGCCGAGGCGGACGGCGACGGCTTCGTGCGCATCAGCGCCGATCGTCGGGGACGGATCCTCGGCGCCACCGTGGTGGGCACGGCCGCGGGGGAGCTGCTTCTTCCCCTGGTGCTGGCGCGGATGCAGGGGCTGCCGCTGTCGCGCCTGTCGGCCACGATCTTCCCCTATCCGACCCGCATGGAGGCGATCAAGCGCGCAGCCGACGCGCATCGCCGGGCCCAGCTCGACTCGTGGAAGGGCGCGCTGCTGCGTCGCGTGATCCGGTGGCTGGCCTGA
- a CDS encoding GntG family PLP-dependent aldolase: protein MAVDDGIVDLRSDTVTRPPPGMRRAIADAEVGDDVLDGDPTTRALEERVAALLGQERALFFPSGIMANQTALAVLGAPGTDVLCDTEAHILVWEEDAAAALSGLQLRGLPAAGGLLDAPTLDAAWRPPSRLTPRVSILALENTHLGSGGRILPVADLERLVGWARERGLRVHLDGARLWHAAVATDTPASAWGGRVDTVMVTLSKGLCCPAGSLLAGAEGVMEEAWRVRRRLGGAMRQSGVLAAAGLWALDHVLPGLADDHAKAGHLARELGRHAPLEVTIPETNVVMIDLPARGPEAGAALEALAREGVRVSRFGARRLRCVTHRDISWSGVEKAVDVLGSLLTA from the coding sequence GTGGCGGTGGACGACGGGATCGTCGACCTGCGCAGCGACACCGTCACGCGTCCGCCGCCCGGAATGCGTCGGGCCATCGCGGACGCGGAGGTCGGCGACGACGTCCTCGACGGGGACCCGACCACGCGCGCCCTCGAGGAGCGCGTGGCCGCCCTGCTCGGTCAGGAGCGCGCGCTGTTCTTTCCCAGCGGCATCATGGCCAACCAGACCGCGTTGGCGGTGCTGGGCGCGCCGGGGACCGACGTGCTCTGCGACACGGAGGCCCACATCCTGGTGTGGGAGGAGGACGCCGCCGCGGCGTTGTCCGGCCTGCAGCTGCGGGGGCTGCCCGCGGCGGGTGGGCTGCTGGATGCCCCGACGCTGGACGCGGCATGGCGACCCCCCTCGCGCCTGACCCCTCGTGTTTCAATCCTGGCCCTGGAGAACACCCATCTCGGATCGGGCGGTCGGATCCTGCCCGTGGCCGACCTGGAGCGGCTGGTGGGCTGGGCGCGCGAGCGGGGACTTCGCGTGCACCTGGACGGGGCCCGCCTGTGGCATGCCGCGGTGGCCACCGACACGCCGGCGTCCGCGTGGGGCGGGCGGGTGGACACCGTGATGGTCACGCTGTCCAAGGGACTCTGCTGTCCGGCCGGTTCGCTGCTGGCCGGAGCGGAGGGCGTCATGGAGGAGGCCTGGCGCGTGCGGCGCCGTCTGGGTGGGGCGATGCGCCAGTCCGGCGTGCTGGCGGCAGCGGGCCTGTGGGCGCTCGACCACGTGCTTCCCGGGCTCGCGGACGATCACGCGAAGGCGGGGCATCTGGCCCGGGAGCTGGGGCGCCATGCCCCACTCGAGGTCACGATCCCGGAGACGAACGTGGTGATGATCGACCTTCCGGCGCGCGGCCCGGAGGCAGGCGCCGCGCTGGAGGCGCTCGCGCGGGAGGGCGTCCGGGTCAGCCGATTCGGCGCGCGGCGGCTGCGGTGCGTGACGCACCGGGACATCTCGTGGTCGGGAGTGGAGAAGGCGGTCGACGTCCTGGGGTCGCTCCTGACAGCCTGA
- the recA gene encoding recombinase RecA, giving the protein MPAVETNDQKKKALSTALTQIERSHGKGSIMRMGSDLSQMAIEAISTGALNLDAAIGIGGVPRGRISEIYGPESSGKTTLCLQVIANAQRAGGVAAFIDAEHALDIQYARKLGVDVDNLLVSQPDTGEQALDIAEVLIRSNAVDVIVIDSVAALVPRAEIEGEMGDSHVGLQARMMSQAMRKITGAVNRSNTSVIFTNQIREKVGVMFGSPETTSGGRALKFYASLRLDIRRIGAIKDGQDVVGNRTRVKVVKNKCAPPFRQAEFDILYNEGVSHLGLLVDLGVEANVVDKSGSWLSYGDLRLGQGKENAKQFLKENPDVASEIEEKVRVAVGLNGQSASDEDEPVPAGMAADA; this is encoded by the coding sequence ATGCCAGCCGTAGAGACGAACGATCAGAAGAAGAAGGCCCTCTCCACCGCACTGACGCAAATCGAGCGATCCCACGGGAAGGGCTCGATCATGCGCATGGGGAGCGACCTCAGCCAGATGGCCATCGAGGCCATCTCCACGGGCGCGCTCAACCTCGATGCGGCCATCGGCATCGGCGGGGTTCCTCGCGGCCGCATCAGCGAGATCTACGGACCCGAGTCGAGCGGGAAGACGACCCTCTGTCTCCAGGTGATCGCCAACGCCCAGCGGGCGGGCGGCGTGGCCGCCTTCATCGACGCCGAGCACGCGCTCGACATCCAGTACGCGCGCAAGCTGGGGGTGGACGTCGACAACCTCCTCGTGTCGCAGCCGGACACGGGGGAGCAGGCGCTCGACATCGCGGAGGTGCTCATCCGCAGCAACGCGGTGGACGTGATCGTGATCGACTCCGTGGCGGCCCTGGTGCCCCGAGCCGAGATCGAAGGCGAGATGGGCGACTCCCACGTGGGTCTCCAGGCCCGCATGATGAGCCAGGCCATGCGCAAGATCACCGGCGCCGTGAACCGCTCCAACACCTCCGTGATCTTCACCAACCAGATCCGCGAGAAGGTGGGCGTCATGTTCGGAAGCCCCGAGACCACCTCGGGCGGCAGGGCGCTCAAGTTCTACGCGTCGCTGCGGCTGGACATCCGCCGGATCGGGGCCATCAAGGACGGGCAGGACGTCGTCGGGAACCGGACCCGGGTCAAGGTCGTCAAGAACAAGTGCGCCCCTCCGTTCCGGCAGGCCGAGTTCGACATCCTCTACAACGAGGGGGTCAGCCACCTCGGGTTGCTGGTGGACCTCGGTGTCGAGGCCAATGTGGTCGACAAGTCCGGCTCCTGGCTGTCCTATGGGGACCTGCGTCTGGGACAGGGCAAGGAGAACGCAAAGCAGTTCCTCAAGGAGAACCCGGACGTCGCATCCGAGATCGAGGAGAAGGTGCGCGTCGCCGTCGGCCTGAACGGACAGTCCGCTTCGGACGAGGATGAGCCCGTGCCCGCGGGGATGGCTGCGGACGCCTGA
- a CDS encoding ECF-type sigma factor — MTSGSPEVDRLFSMAYEELRRLAGSLQQRTPTETLRPTALVNEAYLKLARSPELRPESVLHFKRIAARAMRQVLVEAARRRSALKRGGDVALVTFDESTAGALSDADDVIALDHALEELSALSARQADIVECRFFAGFDVAETAEILRVSKSTVEREWRAARAWLAVELRSRA, encoded by the coding sequence ATGACCTCTGGCAGCCCCGAGGTGGACCGGCTGTTCAGCATGGCCTATGAGGAGTTGCGTCGTCTGGCGGGTTCTCTCCAGCAACGCACGCCCACGGAGACCTTGCGGCCGACCGCGTTGGTCAACGAGGCCTACCTCAAGCTCGCGCGCTCGCCCGAGCTGCGCCCCGAGAGCGTCCTCCACTTCAAGCGGATCGCCGCGCGGGCCATGCGTCAGGTCCTGGTGGAGGCAGCGCGCCGGCGGTCGGCGCTCAAGCGCGGAGGGGACGTCGCGCTCGTGACCTTCGACGAATCGACGGCGGGCGCGCTGAGCGACGCGGACGACGTGATCGCCCTCGACCATGCCCTCGAGGAGCTCTCCGCGCTGAGCGCCCGACAGGCGGACATCGTGGAGTGCCGCTTCTTCGCCGGGTTCGACGTCGCGGAGACGGCCGAGATCCTCCGGGTGTCCAAGTCCACCGTCGAGCGGGAGTGGCGGGCCGCCCGCGCCTGGCTGGCGGTGGAGCTGCGCTCCCGGGCCTGA
- a CDS encoding TIGR04283 family arsenosugar biosynthesis glycosyltransferase, with protein MSRPRGSPLLRVVIPALDEARTLPGLLTDLAGLEVSHEVVVVDGGSTDDTGAVAREAGAQVVASGRGRALQMNRGAEGARAPWLLFLHADSRLPAPARTALARWLSDPPADVVAAWFGFLLDGDDAFWRLLEAGQRLRERLFGLVYGDQGLLVRREGFERIGGFPSLPLMEDVEVLRRLRRIGRVRPLPAHLRTSPRRYREEGRARGWIRNSLLMTLYLAGVPARHLARWYPARRSSAPAPRDVVLVFAKLPVPGQVKTRLARDVGPERAAALYAGMGRAVVDRLRGGPYRLIVCHDPPERSEEVAAWLGRSGTEFWPQRAGDLGERLVHALAVALGQADRVCVVGTDAPDLDRDLVAQAFANLGPGRVVLGPARDGGYYLLGLSEPCPALFRDIQWSTPAVADQTRARARGEGLTVVELPPLTDVDTLADLPPALRP; from the coding sequence GTGAGCCGCCCCCGCGGGTCGCCCCTCCTGCGCGTCGTGATCCCGGCGCTGGACGAGGCCCGCACGCTCCCCGGTCTCCTCACGGACCTCGCGGGTCTGGAGGTGTCCCACGAGGTCGTCGTGGTCGACGGCGGATCGACCGACGACACCGGCGCCGTCGCGCGGGAGGCCGGCGCGCAGGTCGTGGCGTCCGGTCGGGGCCGCGCGCTGCAGATGAACCGGGGCGCCGAGGGCGCGCGCGCGCCGTGGCTTCTCTTCCTCCATGCGGACAGCCGCCTCCCGGCGCCGGCGAGGACCGCCCTGGCCCGCTGGCTGTCCGATCCTCCGGCGGATGTCGTGGCCGCGTGGTTCGGCTTCCTCCTGGACGGCGACGATGCGTTCTGGCGGCTGCTCGAGGCCGGGCAGCGGCTCCGGGAGCGCCTGTTCGGCCTGGTCTACGGAGACCAGGGACTGCTGGTCCGCCGGGAAGGCTTCGAGCGGATCGGAGGCTTTCCGTCGCTCCCGCTCATGGAGGACGTGGAGGTGCTGCGCCGACTGCGGCGCATCGGGCGGGTGCGACCGCTCCCGGCGCATCTGCGGACGAGCCCCCGCCGCTACCGGGAGGAGGGACGCGCACGGGGCTGGATCCGCAACAGCCTGCTGATGACCCTGTACCTGGCCGGGGTGCCGGCGCGCCATCTCGCGCGCTGGTATCCTGCTCGGCGCTCCTCCGCTCCCGCACCGCGCGACGTGGTGCTGGTGTTCGCGAAGCTCCCGGTGCCCGGGCAGGTGAAGACCCGTCTGGCGCGGGATGTGGGTCCGGAGCGGGCCGCGGCCCTGTACGCCGGGATGGGGCGCGCGGTGGTGGACCGGCTGCGGGGGGGACCCTATCGCCTCATCGTATGCCACGATCCGCCGGAGCGCTCCGAAGAAGTTGCCGCCTGGCTGGGCCGGAGCGGAACGGAGTTCTGGCCCCAGCGTGCCGGAGACCTGGGGGAGCGGCTGGTGCACGCGCTGGCCGTTGCGCTCGGACAGGCCGATCGGGTCTGCGTGGTGGGCACCGACGCGCCCGACCTCGACCGCGACCTCGTCGCGCAGGCCTTCGCGAACCTGGGTCCGGGGCGGGTCGTCCTGGGACCGGCGCGCGACGGCGGCTACTACCTGCTCGGCCTGTCGGAGCCCTGTCCCGCGCTGTTCCGCGACATCCAGTGGAGCACACCGGCCGTAGCGGATCAGACGCGCGCGCGGGCCCGCGGCGAAGGCCTGACCGTCGTCGAGCTGCCCCCGCTCACCGACGTGGATACCCTCGCCGACCTCCCGCCCGCGCTGCGCCCGTGA
- a CDS encoding TVP38/TMEM64 family protein: MAGLNRGAGGLVLLALLLAAAAWATRATGLESLLSAEGLVQALERVRASPWAPIVFIVGYAVATGLALPGTVFTLAGGAVFGFVPGVLWNWLGANLGATLAFLLARALGRDGLDRLLGERAAALDRIGRTHGARTVLLLRLIPVVPFNGLNFAAGLAGVRWRGYALATALGIVPGTAVYTWFAEALLEGSRAASRDALLRVLAAGGLLVLLGLVPVLARRLGVRLPVRSPDGTGGDP, from the coding sequence GTGGCTGGCCTGAACCGGGGGGCCGGCGGGCTCGTGCTGCTGGCCCTGCTGCTCGCGGCCGCCGCCTGGGCGACGCGCGCCACCGGGCTTGAATCGCTCCTGTCGGCCGAGGGGCTGGTGCAGGCCCTCGAACGCGTGCGCGCCTCGCCCTGGGCCCCGATCGTGTTCATCGTCGGGTATGCCGTCGCCACCGGGCTGGCTCTGCCGGGGACCGTCTTCACGCTGGCCGGAGGCGCTGTCTTCGGCTTCGTGCCGGGCGTCCTCTGGAACTGGCTGGGCGCCAACCTCGGTGCCACGCTCGCGTTCCTGCTGGCCCGCGCGCTCGGGCGCGACGGGCTGGACCGGCTCCTGGGCGAGCGCGCCGCCGCGCTGGACCGCATCGGCCGGACCCACGGCGCGCGCACCGTCCTGCTGCTCCGGCTGATCCCGGTCGTGCCCTTCAACGGCCTGAACTTCGCGGCGGGGCTGGCCGGCGTGCGCTGGCGGGGATACGCGCTGGCCACGGCGCTGGGCATCGTGCCCGGCACCGCCGTCTACACCTGGTTCGCCGAGGCGCTGCTCGAGGGCTCACGAGCGGCGAGCCGGGACGCCCTCCTGCGCGTGCTCGCGGCGGGCGGGCTGCTCGTGTTGCTCGGGTTGGTCCCCGTCCTGGCCCGACGCCTGGGCGTGCGCCTGCCGGTACGCTCGCCCGACGGCACCGGGGGAGACCCGTGA
- a CDS encoding CpsB/CapC family capsule biosynthesis tyrosine phosphatase, with protein MTEAAPGRVDLHSHLVPGVDDGARTLEDSRTGLRRLLQAGVGALATTPHLAGSVTLDEDRFEAVMEVMDAGWTALADLGAREFPGLTLARGHEVALDDPDTRFDDARVRLGGTSFALVEWPRFNPPPASEAAVQRIRRQGVRPLIAHVERYQGALRDLGRVARWKEAGAFVQVSYGSLFGRYGPEARSVAQRLLERGWVDVLATDLHPLPGAEVYIEDAEEMLQRAGAEEAFHTLSALNPGRILEDQEPLAPPPLILAPGFWQRFKGLIRRR; from the coding sequence TTGACGGAGGCCGCCCCCGGTCGGGTCGACCTGCACAGCCACCTGGTGCCCGGTGTCGACGATGGCGCCCGTACCCTGGAGGACTCGCGCACCGGCTTGCGCCGCCTCCTGCAGGCGGGTGTGGGTGCGCTGGCGACCACGCCTCACCTCGCGGGGTCGGTCACGCTGGACGAGGATCGCTTCGAAGCCGTGATGGAGGTCATGGACGCCGGGTGGACGGCGCTCGCCGACCTGGGCGCGCGTGAGTTCCCCGGGCTCACGCTCGCGCGCGGGCACGAGGTGGCGCTCGACGATCCCGACACGCGCTTCGACGATGCGCGGGTCCGCCTGGGAGGGACCTCCTTCGCGTTGGTGGAGTGGCCGCGCTTCAATCCGCCGCCGGCCTCCGAGGCCGCCGTGCAGCGCATCCGGCGGCAGGGCGTGCGTCCGCTGATCGCCCACGTGGAGCGCTACCAGGGTGCGCTGCGCGACCTGGGACGCGTGGCGCGTTGGAAGGAGGCGGGTGCCTTCGTGCAGGTGAGCTACGGATCGCTGTTCGGCCGGTACGGCCCGGAAGCGCGCTCCGTGGCGCAGCGGCTCCTGGAGCGGGGGTGGGTGGACGTGCTGGCCACCGATCTGCATCCCCTCCCGGGCGCGGAGGTCTACATCGAGGACGCGGAGGAGATGCTGCAGCGCGCCGGCGCGGAGGAAGCCTTCCACACCTTGAGCGCGCTCAACCCGGGACGCATCCTGGAGGATCAGGAGCCGCTCGCGCCGCCGCCGCTCATCCTCGCTCCTGGCTTCTGGCAGCGGTTCAAAGGACTGATCCGACGACGGTGA